A stretch of DNA from Cannabis sativa cultivar Pink pepper isolate KNU-18-1 chromosome X, ASM2916894v1, whole genome shotgun sequence:
tttctttttttttttttatttgactaCCACTAAAAAGGTGAAGCAATTATTTTAAGTGtcatttgttttttcttttggaCAAAAGGTACAATTtggtatttatttaatatttctaatttctattactttttcttttaaaattttatcatattctaataatgaaaaaacacatttcaccaatccattttttttatgttacagTTTGATCGTTTTTCTATATGATTATGGCTACTAATTTAAATTTGTAGAGATTTAACTCTTAAAGTGAATACCAAAAGTATGCatggtattaaaataaaaatataatgacaaatagtattcaaataaataattttggagATTGGAATGAACATAGAACAATGTTTAAtgctatataaaaaataaactaaacactcaatttttaaaaaaatttaccaaaTGACTCCtgttagtttttaaaaactattttcacttttaaaaaataaaaaacagtttTCAAACTATAAACCAAACAGCCTCTAAATCTCACGTGATCACGTGGTGATGAGAGATTCACcttgttattaaaaaaaaagtgttgcATTAACAATATAATCTATAATAAGATCAATGTAACACTCAGTGTAATGGCAACAAGGATCATATATTCATATTGTTTTTTGTATTGATAATTTTATATGAAGTTGTTCAAATCAAAGAAATAAAATCACCTAATTTTCTCTAAAAGAGTCGCTCATTGTTGATGGAATTAAATTTGTTTAACCCAAAACAGTTAATCATAATCAATATATAGTAATACAccaccaataaaaataataaaatcaatcAAGTGAATAATTCTTATATCAGGTGGGGTCATTGGGATCTTGACTATAATCATAATCAGCCATAGATTGATATTGATCTATTTGTTATTAACTCAATTATTATCCAAATgtcttaatttaattaaaatttgtgatttgTAATCTAAATGGTTGTGTAGAAGTCAAATAACTTAGGCTATTTTTgtcaaaatttcatcaaatcaTCATAGACTCACTTGaatatttaatacagattaTATACCTCAAATTGTGTACCAAGTATCTTTATCCTCTTGTTCTTCTTTTCTCAcccatatatgtatttattttacatttattcCCTCTCTTTTGTTTACAAGAATCTAATATTTCAATGTGAATGGGAAATTTGACAATATATGCTTAAAAATAAAGAGTACACTAAAACTATGCTAGCATTCTTTATATTATGAAAACTATACTTAAAACATTTATACCttacaattttacccctaaaacaaataaaatcataacactttctctctctccatctctcggatttctctctctctctctctctctctctctctctctctctctctctctctctctctctacaatACACACATTGCCACCACCGGAGCTAGTGTTCGGCCGACTTACTCAAAGGGAACTTGAAACCCAACCAAAGCTCTAAGAAAGTCATTCCTTTAAACAATAATGGGTATGTAATTTCTTTAGTAATTATTGTTTGATTTAGATGTATTTATGTTGAAAGTAATAGATCTACACATATCCGTGGTTTTTATGTACCCTTTTGACACCCTTTGTCAATGAAACACGAAATGCAGCAAGTCTGCGAGTTTACTggtttttttgcaattttagcgATATGTTTCGACATGTTAGCGACATTTAGCGATCACTGGCTGGCTAGAGGTTAGGGATGACTTTTAGCGACATATGTCGACATGTCGCGACACACGTCGCGACACATAGAATTATTGTGTTATATTGTGGATATATTTAGTTTTCTCGACAAGTTCGCGACGTTTATCGACATACTTTTTTTGTGATTGGTTCGCGATAAGTAGCGATAGGTTAGCGATATCTTGCGACATATTGGTTTGTTATAATTTGTGGTCATTTTGGTTTGCAGATTCGAATGTGTTTGTAGTTGTACTATATGATGGGGCTTGGGCAGTTGAAGGTTTCAACTGGATTTTCAATAATCCCAAAAGTAAGATGTTAATGTTTGAGGTTGACACTACTTTAGAAAAGATGAATGATATTTTGTATGAAGAATTGGATATAGACCCTATTGTGTATGAACTGAAAATAGAGGTGTGTTATATGTACATGAAAGGCAATATGATACCGCCAGAAGTTTTAGTGAAAGATAGTCAAGTAAGATTGTTCTTAAGAATGAAGGCAAAAATGAGTGTGGAGAACTTGCTGCCACTGTTTGTGACTAAGGTTAAAAGGCATGCGCTTTTGGGGCCTACTCCGCCAACTGTCCTCCCAAGAAGTGTTGTTGGGAGTTTTGTCCCAGAAACAGATCCAGCCGTAGGGATGAATGAGCAGGCCCCTACTAATATAGAGGAGGATAATAGGGTTGACTATGGATTTGACCAGTTCAATGAGTTTGATGGTGCATTTTACAACAATGATCCTATAGTAGATTTGAACGAGGATGGTGATGCGGAGTTGGAAGTTCATGAACCTATAGAAGTACCTTCTTTAAGGTTAGAACTACCTCCACCATCTCCACCACGTCCAAGGGAGCAAAGGAAAGACCAAGAAAGAAGAACCCCTCGGAGTGAAAATCACGAAACACCAGGCACCAGTAGCAGCCGCCCAGGTCCTCCTCGTAGTACTGTACCATCTGATTTTGAAGTTTGTACAAAATTCAAACCTATTGTGTGGACAAGGGAAGACATAGAGGAAAATAATGTTTATACAACTTCTTTTACTGGTACACATTCAGGGGAAATATATGTTGGCAAGCTGTATACAAATAAGACTGAATTGAAAAATGTGGTTGGAAGGTTTGCATTGAAAATGAATTTTGAGTTCATGGTGAAGAAGTCTGGGACCGATGTTTTTTATGCAACTTGCAGGGGTTCAGATTGCAAATGGAGAGTGAGGGGGAGGAAGAGGGCACGTTGTGACATGTTTGAGGTTACTGTATTCCACAACGAACACACATGTAGCCTGGATTCTAGACATGCTGATAACCGTCAAGCAGCACCGTGGGTTGTTGGCCACCTCATTAAGAACAAGTTCAAATCAGATGGAACTAAGTACAAAGCTAAAGACATACAAAGGGATATGTTTCAGGAGTATGGGATCAAGATGAGCTATGAGAAGGCTTGGAGGTGCCGAGAGAAGGGACTTTTGTATTCTAGGGGTACGCCAGCAGCAGCTTATAGTCAGTTACCTGGTTACTTTTACGtgctggaacagaagaatccaggtACTATTACAGACATTATCACAGAGGATAACAGGTTCCAAGTACTGTTTCTGGTCACTGGCTGCTTGTAGGAGGGGATTTAAGTTTTGTCGTCCTGTGATTAGTATCGACGGCACGTTCTTGAAGACAAGGTTTGGGGGCACAATGCTAGTTGCTGTAGCGTACGATGCAAATAACCAACTGTTTCCGATTGCCTTTGCAATTGTTGACAGCGAGAATCATGACTCTTGGAAGTATTTCTTGCAGAAGTTAAAGGAAGCGATTGGGGAGGTTGAAAACTTAGTGTTTGtatcggataggcatcaaagcattgaacatGCTGTCGAGGTTATTTTCCCCGAAGCATGCCATTGTGCATGCTACAAACATATTTCTATGAATGTCAcccacaagttcaagactgatGTGTGTAACACGCAAATATGGTTGGCCgcttacgcatggtcgaagaGGGAATGTGATAGACATTTGCAGGTGCTCCGACAGATGGATCCTCCCATCGCTGCTTATGTTGACAATATAGGATTAGAAAAATGGGCTCGTCCTTATTGTCTAGGAGACAGGTACAACATCATGACAAACAACGCTGCAGAAAGCCTTAACAACGTGACTGAAGAATTCCGGGCATATCCAATAACTACTCTAGTTGAGTTCATAAGGTTCACACTACAAAATTGGTTTGCTAACCGTCTTGAGAAGGCAAGTAAGTGTGTTACCCCTTTGGCAACTCATTTTGAGGAAGATTTGATAAAGCAACACGAGGATGGTAGACGTAGAAGTGTCCTACGTAACGGTGCACAATTGTTTAATGTTGGAAGAGGTGCTGACGGTTCTGACTTTGAAAAAGGCGGAGATGTGAACTTAGTTGAGAGAACATGCACTTGCGGCATGTTCCAATTGTTGAAAATTCCTTGTCCCCATGCATGTGCCGCAGCGCTTACTCAGAATGTCAGTGTCTACGCTCTGTCATCTCCCTATTACACAAAGGAGACGTGGAAGAATACTTACGATGCAACAATTAATGTTGTGGGCGAGGAGGATGAATGGGTGCTTCCAGAACACATGCAGAACATGAGAATCGGTGTACCAGTGGAGAAGAAACctgtaggtcgtccaagaaaGAGCAATGCAGGAAGACTACGGACTAACCGATTTCCATCGAACGGTACCAAAGTCAAGGAACCACGCAAATGTTCAAACTGTGGCGCATTGGGACACAACAAAGCTACTTGCAAGGCCAGGGTTTGAGCAGCATTTACGTTTTTTAATTgcatgcattattattattatggtttatgacatgttacttgtatttttttatgtatgacTATGTTTTATGGATATTATTTTCTGTGTACGTGGTTGTTTACTCGCACTATCTCAGATTTTTGATTATAATTGTGCATTTCACGACATTTTGCGATATGTAGCGACACTTTCACGACAtgtttggaaatttattttattttggacaAGGTCCTGAAAATGCGACTTTCCACGACTACACTAGCGACATGTCGCGATAAAGgaagaacttttttcaattatggaaaaattaaaaaactgcGACTTTCCACGATTACACTAGCGACATGGTGCGATGTAGGAAGAACTTTTATCAATTctggaaaaaattaaaaaatagcgaCGTCTCACGATTAAGTTAGCGACATATAGCGACATTAatgtaacttttttttattcagTGAAAAGTCGATATTTAGCGACGTTTAACGATTACATTTGCGACTCAAAAGCGACATGTAGGAAGAACTTTTATCAATTctggaaaaaattaaaaaatagcgaCGTTTCACGATTAAGTTAGCGACATATAGCGACATTAATGTAACTTCTATTTATTTAGTGAAAAGTCGATATTTTAACGATTACATTTGCGACTCATCGCGAAGTGTAGCCTTGCAATATTTGCATAGAGATCCAGGCTTCACCTGTTTACCATTAAAATAACCTAACTTGCAGCGACGGCAGCCTTCGGGGAAGCCTGGTGGTGGAACCGGCCATACAcctgttttgttaaattttttttcaagttttagAAACCTCCACTCGTTCATAAGCCGTTCATTTTCAAAACGTTCCATGTCGTCAAGCACTTTTTGCATTTGAGGCGTAATTTCCCCACAATCAGGCTCCTGCTTGATCTCTTCAGGAGTAAGAATCGGATATTTGCCCTTGCTCCTTCTAGTAGACATTGCTAAGAGAATTATCTTAagaggaaaaaaattaagaaaatatgtgtAACTTATGAGATAGACAATTGGCTTTTATAGAGAAAACTAGTAGTTGGGAAGGTGggataataaatgtaaaaattgaattacacaattgtaCACATGTTTGTCATGCAAAAAGCAATCTGGGAAATTCTTGCGACATGTCGCGACACGTAGCGACATGTTAGCGACATAATCAAGTAGTTGGTTAGGCGGGATAATAAAGTTCACATTAATTACCATTTAATGTGGAAACGTCTTTTGTACCGACGTTTCGCGACATGCTTGCGACATGTTAACGACATCAACTGAAGAGTCAAAACATGATTGTACTATCGACATATTAACGACATGTTCGCGGTGCTTTAGCGATATGAAACCAAACACtctaaaacttaaaattttcgaCATTTAACGACATGTTAACGATTTTGTAGCgacatgtaagtaaaagtttttaAATTGAACACTTTTCCATATATAAAAACTGTACAGTACTAAAAACAACTATCGTCTATAATACAAAAAATTTACAAcccttttaaattatattttaccaagTTAAGTTCTGATAAAACAAGTCTACACACCACCGATCTCTGAACATTCTCATGCTATCGTCTGTAATGTTGTCCAAGGACCGATTCAGCATGAGGTGTTCGATGTACTCAAGTGCATACACCCCGCAATCACCActgaaaaattaacaacaaacacATTTAGAGACTGAACTGCATATAAAGAGTAATGgcaaatgaaataataatatactatattAACAAATACCTTGTTTTACTTTGGGGAACCACCTCACTTGGCATGCGTCTAGCATGCATTGCTTTGAGTTGGCTACTGTCCCCTAAGTCCACATTCAGAATGTTGTTGTTGACTTGATCATAATAGCCAGTAGACCTCAGCAGATGTGGAAACAACTCAGTCCAAGGTAGCATGATGGCATCAAACTGTGCTTCGGTGGTGCATGATAAATCATTATCGTACACCCGAATCTGCCACATATCAATATCTACCTCAACAGCAACCCAATGTTTTTGATGATCGAAGTACAGGACGAAGTATATGAAGTTCAAATCCTTCCAACATGGCATGTAACGGCTCTCCATACCCAGATAGTACTGGTTCACCGCATCTGGCCATTCGAACGTACTTCTGTCACCAGTGTGGCAGCTCCAAATGCCTATGAGGAATTGTGGAAGTGTTGTGTCCAGAATCACACCTGGCTGAGGGTACAACTCTGGAAAATGATGGCGTCTCCTCCTCATCAAGTGTGATATGGCATCTATGTGCTgcataaaaaaaagagaagattaAGTAATGTCGTAAATAAAGTCGCGAAATGTCGCGAAGATTGTCGTTAAATAAATTTGTCTGATGTCGCGACAATGTCGTGACAATGTCGCGACATGTCGTTAAACAGAACGTGGAAAAAACGCGACCATGTCGCGAGAATGTCGTGACAATGTCGCGACATGTCGACAAATAACacagaaagaaaaaaacttCTGTGTCAGCAACAATGTCGCTAAAATGTCGCTACATTGTCGCTAACACATCGACAATACAATAAAATGTtgcaaaaaaaatgaaaaatactaattaatgatTAAATACTTACCCCATCGTGAAGCCACTCTGACCTAAGAAACAGAACTGTGAAGAACTTCACATCGCCAACACCGGTGTGCACATTCCTAGGTCGAGCATTGGGAATGTCTCCAATCAACCACCTCTTGAACGTACGAAGCAATCTACGGTCTGCTGGTCTCTCCGGGTCTACGTTCTCTGGAAGAACTCGCCTCTTTTTCTTTTCCGCAGTGTAGTCGTTCAAGTACGTTGGCGGCTTCCTCTTCCTCACAAATGGCACATTTTCTGGGGGTGCAGGTAGAAGTAGGACTTCGTCCTGTGATTGTGTATCCCCAATGGCCGTGATGATTGCGTCCAATGGAGTTGACGGTGCCTCGTTATCATCTGCTTCCCAATCTTCTGGGAAGACATCTTCGTTATCACTCGCCTGTTGTTCCTCATTTTGCGGTGCAGGTGTGGGCTCTGCAGGTGTGGGCGCTCCTTTTACCATAGCCATCAACTCGTCCATCTTAGCCAGTAGAGTCTCCTTCAGATCTTTCTGACTCTCTGTGAAGGACCGCCTCATACTGAGATGGCTATTTACTAACCCCGTCTGTGCCAACATGACGGCTTCTTGCTGGGACTCAAGCTTCTCTAGCCGGGCCTCAATGCTATCCAACCTCTTTACAAGGTCAGTATCCACAGTTGTACTGGTTGGAGCAGAAGGACCTGCTGAAGTAGATGGCTCGTGTACTTCAGGTGCCGGTGGTGGTGGAACTAAATTTGCCTTTGTCACGGCCTCGTTGATGGTCTTCGCTTGAGTTTCAAACACAGACTCTTGTGTACCATCAACGTCCACCGTCTGTTCTACGTCCATCTCAAAGCAAAGAGGGGCTCTACCCTCATTAATACTCTTGAAGTATGCCTCTTCACTGGGCCGGGGAAACAAGCACTTCTTCACCACCAActgaaacaaaaaagaaaacacagaataattaaaaactGTTAAAAGAAGTCAAAAATTATGATAATTGAAAAAAGAAGCACAATGTCGCTACATGTCGATAACATGTCGCGACATATGTCGCGATAACAGATACAGCCACTTCTTTTTCGACATCGCATAATGTCGCTAACATATCGCTAACAATGTCGCGAATATTCATTttcaataaatttaaataaaatacagaACAGTAAAGAAACATACCCGACTGTTGAATAACAGTGCAATGTCGGTTGCCTTGACATCTTGTTTCCGCTGGCCCTCCGGTGTTTTCCAGCTCAACATTCTGGGGAACTTGGTCCCGTTGCAGTGGGCATACTTCTTCCCCAACTTCTCAATTGCTTCGTATGCCCAGTACTGAAAGGCAGGTACATAGCCACTAACTGTGTACTTTGCCTCCTGAGCAATCTTCTTCCCCTTCTTCTTGTCAACATTATCCTTGTAATGTTGCATATTCTTTCCTAATGTCTCCATCAGCTTACGAAAAGCGCGCTCGCCCCACGGATACTTAAAGAAGAAGTCGAGATCGTTAACAAACTTCAACATCTCAGGCCAAACTTGGACATTGCCCTCCTTTGATACTAATACACCTTCAATGAAAGCGATCAGTCCAAGCTTGTAGGCATCATCTTTATCTTCGCACCTCTCAAGTTGGATCATAAGGGAGTCCAACTGAACAGAACTCTTCCCTTCAAAATAAGTCCGAACTAGATGGTCGTTGGACTTGGCGTGTATTTCCTCGTCTGTAGGGGCACTACCCATAGGTAAGCCAGTAATGAGTCCAAACTCTATCCGTCCGAATCTCATGTCATTTCTCCCTACATGAAACCAAACCTCATCCTCcttttctgtgtccactttcattTTTCGTAAGAGGAGGCTGTGGACCAACGCGCCGGAGAAAGTTAACTCTCCAGCTTCCCAAAAGTGTCCGAAAGGACTAGCCTTCACTGTCTCAACCAAATCCATCTCAGTAAACTTGGCCTTGATATATCTGAACCTATCTGTACCCCGATAGGTAAGACGTCCCGTGAAATGAGAGGTAATTGGAAGTTTAAGTTCAGGAGCCATCTGCaaaattgtcaaaaaatttGTTAGAAGTATGTCGCGAAACATGTCGCTGTATGTCGCTATACATCGCTAAACATAATCCTGATCAAATCGCCAAATACGTCGCTAATATATCGCTAATGAATCGCTAAACACAAAAAAGAGGCTGCAAAACTAGTCCTATGTATAACTGTTATATATCGCTAATATATCGCAAAACATGTCGCCAAACACACATACAAGTCGATAAAAATCATGAAACCTAGGTACTAAAATCAATATCGCTAATTATGTCGCCAGTATGTCGACAACACGTCGTGAAAAGACGTTTAACAGAAAATCCCTAACTTTTTCTAGACGATGTCGCGTTATGTCGTGAACATAGTCGCCCTACGTCGCAAATTTTGCACAAAAAccagaaaatataccaaaacaaTGAAATTCAAACGAAATCAAACAAATTGAACCTAAACTAACTACATTACTTTAAAATGAAGCACAAACAGAAGAAAAAGTAATGAAACAACAAAAAAGTTTAGAAAAATACCTTTTTTTTAGGTTTTGGATCTGGGTTTCGTTTGGTGTCGCGAATGAGGGTTTCTCGATCTCGTCTGGGGTTTCACGATTTCTTCTTCGAAGAGTTCGCGATGTCGTCTGAGATGGGTTTCGCGATTTCCTCTGGATGCTGGGGTCGGGTCGTGAGGGGGTGGTCCGTGAGTGGGGTGAGGGCTGTCTGGTTTGCGTGAGGGGTGGGTGTCGTGGGTGGTCCGGTGAGTGAGGGGTGGTCCGGTGACTGGGGTTAGGGTTGTCTGGTTTGCGTgagaacgagagagagagagagagagagagagagagagagagagagagagagagagagagaaaactgAGAGTTAGAGGGAGAGTGAAAGTTTGAAATGGGGAGGGTAAAGTTGGGATTATAATTAATTGgagagtatttttttaatttttttttacatagtaTATTAAAACAATATATGCTATATTTAAGCATATATTGTCAAATTTCCCATGTGAATTGATAAAGTAATGGAAAATGTAGTTGTTACTTTACTTTTATAAtcacatgcatgcatcacctcAATAATTAATGATAGAAACATTCACacattacaaaaataattttttaaaaaattataaaataatgataTAGATTATACAATATTAAtgctttatttaattttgacatTATTTGCAATAGTGTAGCTAAAGTTTTAAGTTAGTAATTAGTATAAACtcaatatgatttttttaaagcGAAATAAGTATTTAATAttagtaaaattgtaatttttatctaattttgttAATACAAACTCtgttagtattttaaataagacATATATAATGGTTGGATtctatattattagatatggaCGTAAAAGCTTAGATACTTCTGAATTTTCTTTCAACAAATTCAAAACTAAGTTAGAGTACAACTTTAAGACACTTATGGAgttcatattaacaaaattggacggaaattacaattttattaacaTTATAAGTACTCAAGCTACTTTGAGATGAAAATTTGGAAGATTGCTTGGAAGCTTCAAGTTCCTCCGAAAGTTCACCAACTTATGTGGTGTGCTTTGACAAGCTGTTTGGCTACTAAAGTTCAACTTAATACCAAGCACATCCCTCTGGATCAAATATGTCCCATGTGTCACCAAGCGACTGAGACAATCATCCATTTATTGGTTCTATGTCCCTTTGCAAGATCATGTTGGCAGAGGTCGAGTTTAAATATGGTCTCGGTGTCTTGGACATCATTTGGGATTGGTTTAGTCAGATGATACTTTAGCACTCTTCTATGGCACAGGAGGAATTATTAATGGTGATTTGGGCAATTTGGCATGCCCGAAAGGAGCTAGTTTGGCGGGAGAAATCATTGTCAGCAGGAGGTTATTCTATTGGCAAGAGTAGTCCTTAATCAATGGAGAAATGCTCAACAAAGGAGATTGGGGTCTTTATTTGTTCCTTCGGGTTCGAACATAGACTTGGAGCATTGGGTGAAACCGGTTATGGGAAAGATTAAGGTAAATGTTGATGGCGCAATCTTTGCAAATGACGGAAAGTTTGGAGCGGCTGGCGTGGCTCGAGACCATGATGGTCGGTTCATTGAAGCCTTCACGGCCCTCTTAGAGGGGTTTGTGGACTCGGCCATAGCTGAAGTTGTGGGGGTTAAGGAGGCTCTGAGTTGGATAAAGAGGCACCAATGGGGTCGGGTTGAAGTTAAGACGGATTCTTTGGTTGTTGTTCAAGCAATCCGAGGTTCGGTTATCATTCCATCTCCTTTTGGTCAACATGTGTCTGCTTGTCGTACATTGTTGGCTTCCTTACCTTTAGTCACgattaattttgttaaacgttCTGTAAACAAAGCTGCACACTGTCTTGCTCGTAGCTCTTGTTTGTATTCAGATCGTATTTTCAGCGAGAGTAATGCTCCTGCTGATCTTTTATCTATTGTAATGGTTGAAAGTTCATTCTAATAAAGTTTaccattttccttcaaaaaaaatatgatttgtGATTTAGTATtgctttctatttttctttctttatttatatatatttaattgttgTTGATATTAATTAGATTATGTGTTGATAATACATGTACAACAGTACAAGTAAATTTTAGGGTACCacttttgtcaaaattaataaggAAGTCTCTATTTTTTAGATttagagaaattataactcaaacattcttaattaaaattttttgttgaaatctGAGACCAGCCAACAACGTGTTCTCAGGGATATCTGAGATCATAAAGCGAGCACGGGCTGccaattaatttttgtttttgagtGATATCTGTCTTGTCTATTGACATGGTTTGAGATTGTTTGGTAGTCCGAGTTTGGTTTCGTCATAGTTTGTGTCTGATTGTTGTTGGGTGCTGTATCCTTAGTGTGGTTTTTCTGGCATTTTTCCGATGGCAGCGGGGAGTTCTTCAGATATGGAGATGGTGGATAGGTATGTGAATGATAGGGGTGGTAATGAGGATGAAGACATGCTACTGCTTGATGATGATGAAGGCGATTTGTCGCGAATAGATGATAGATGGTCTCTTGTTGGGCGATTTCTTACGAAACGGAATGTCGATTTTCAGGCAATGCAACATAAAATTGCATCTCTATGGCAACCGGGACAAGGCATGTATGTGAAGGAATTGAATCCCAACCATTTCTTATTTCAATTTTACCATGAGATTGACATTGAAAGGGTTATAGATGGCAGCTCGTGGACATTTGATCGCGCTCCGTTAATTTTTGAACGACTGAAACGAGGAGAGAACCCACGGTTGGTTCCGCTGAATAGACTCAATTTCTTGGTTCAGCTACATAATTTGGAGTCGGGTTTCATGACGGAGTCTACAGTTAGAAATGTGGCAAATCATGTGGGTACTTTTGTTAAATCGGATCCCAATAATTTTGTTGGTGTTTGGAGGGATTTTTTGAGGGTTCGGGTGAAGATGAATATTGATAAACCcctaaagaaaaaaatgaaacttgAAAAGAAGAGTGGTCAATCTTGTTCTCTGGTTTTTAAGTATGAGGGCCTCCCTACCTTCTGCTTCATTTGTGGTGTTCTTGGCCACTCTGAACGTTTCTGTAAGAAGCTCTTTGATACGCCACCAGATTTGATAGTTAAGGAATACGACCTGTCCTTGAAGGCAGCCCCAAGACGACGACAGCACACCATGGGAGCACAATGGCTAAGATCAGGGGCGGTTATGAAACAACCTGATCCTGGAACTCCGGCCAATACTCAGGCAACATTGAATGGTGCAATCAATGGTGTCAATGTGCAGATGCATCATATCTCCACTGATTTAGGAAGATTAGTACCCATACGTAATAATGAGCCATTAATGGAGATGGAGACAATGAATTCGGATGGGATTGGGGAAGTGTCAAATGGAAAGTCAAAGGCT
This window harbors:
- the LOC133032140 gene encoding uncharacterized protein LOC133032140 — protein: MLVAVAYDANNQLFPIAFAIVDSENHDSWKYFLQKLKEAIGEVENLVFVSDRHQSIEHAVEVIFPEACHCACYKHISMNVTHKFKTDVCNTQIWLAAYAWSKRECDRHLQVLRQMDPPIAAYVDNIGLEKWARPYCLGDRYNIMTNNAAESLNNVTEEFRAYPITTLVEFIRFTLQNWFANRLEKASKCVTPLATHFEEDLIKQHEDGRRRSVLRNGAQLFNVGRGADGSDFEKGGDVNLVERTCTCGMFQLLKIPCPHACAAALTQNVSVYALSSPYYTKETWKNTYDATINVVGEEDEWVLPEHMQNMRIGVPVEKKPVGRPRKSNAGRLRTNRFPSNGTKVKEPRKCSNCGALGHNKATCKARV
- the LOC115705289 gene encoding uncharacterized protein LOC115705289, with the translated sequence MFRDILLTNFLTILQMAPELKLPITSHFTGRLTYRGTDRFRYIKAKFTEMDLVETVKASPFGHFWEAGELTFSGALVHSLLLRKMKVDTEKEDEVWFHVGRNDMRFGRIEFGLITGLPMGSAPTDEEIHAKSNDHLVRTYFEGKSSVQLDSLMIQLERCEDKDDAYKLGLIAFIEGVLVSKEGNVQVWPEMLKFVNDLDFFFKYPWGERAFRKLMETLGKNMQHYKDNVDKKKGKKIAQEAKYTVSGYVPAFQYWAYEAIEKLGKKYAHCNGTKFPRMLSWKTPEGQRKQDVKATDIALLFNSRLVVKKCLFPRPSEEAYFKSINEGRAPLCFEMDVEQTVDVDGTQESVFETQAKTINEAVTKANLVPPPPAPEVHEPSTSAGPSAPTSTTVDTDLVKRLDSIEARLEKLESQQEAVMLAQTGLVNSHLSMRRSFTESQKDLKETLLAKMDELMAMVKGAPTPAEPTPAPQNEEQQASDNEDVFPEDWEADDNEAPSTPLDAIITAIGDTQSQDEVLLLPAPPENVPFVRKRKPPTYLNDYTAEKKKRRVLPENVDPERPADRRLLRTFKRWLIGDIPNARPRNVHTGVGDVKFFTVLFLRSEWLHDGHIDAISHLMRRRRHHFPELYPQPGVILDTTLPQFLIGIWSCHTGDRSTFEWPDAVNQYYLGMESRYMPCWKDLNFIYFVLYFDHQKHWVAVEVDIDMWQIRVYDNDLSCTTEAQFDAIMLPWTELFPHLLRSTGYYDQVNNNILNVDLGDSSQLKAMHARRMPSEVVPQSKTSGDCGVYALEYIEHLMLNRSLDNITDDSMRMFRDRWCVDLFYQNLTW